The Gammaproteobacteria bacterium genomic interval CAGGCAGGCATCGTCGGCGCTGGCATAGAGGTTGCCGGCCGGGATCGTGGCCGAAAGAAAGCGCGGGTCGTTCGAGATCGCAGCCACATCCTCGAAGCGTGCCCCGAGTATGCGTTTGGCGATGTAGCCCAGCGGCGGCACCAGGGCCGGGCCGGTAAAGGCGTTTTCGGCCGCCAGCGCATGCTGCTGCAGCGGCAGGCCATAGCTCATGTGGTTCAGGCCCAGGGGCTGCGTGAATCGCTGCGAAAGAACCTCACGCAGATCCTGTCCAGTGACGCGCTGGATCAGTTCGCCGAGGATGAATCCGGCAGTGATCGCGTGATAGGCCTGCTGCTGGCCGATCCCGCGGATCGGGCGCGCTTCGCACAGCACCTGGACCGCCTTGTCCCAATCGAACAGCAGCTCCGGGTCGGTGTGTTTGCTGGGGATGCGCGGTATCCCGGCGCGGTGCGAGAGCAGGTCCAGAATCGTGACGTGCTGCTTGCCGCGTTGGCCGAACTCCGGCAGGTAGTCGACCACCGGGTCGCTCAGCATCAACCGCTTTTCCTCGACCATCTTGTGGACCAGCATCGCGGTCACGGCCTTGGAGGCCGAGAACAGACAGACCGGCGTATCGGCTTCGATCAATGATTTTCTGACGCTGCCCTGGCGGCCCGGTGCATTGCCGTGGGCGTGGCCGATCGCACGTCGCAGCACGACCTGACCACGGCGCCGGATCACCAGCGAGATGCCGGGATGCAGGCCAGTGCGATACAGGTTTTCGGCGGCCGACCAGATCATCTCGACGTCATCGTGGCTCATGTCCACGTCCGCCGGGTCGCATTCCAGGCCGGGATCGTAACGCGTGACCCCGGTCAGGCGTGGTGATACGTGGACCCGATTATGACGAAGCCATTTGCGCACGGATTCTCCTTTGATGCCTGTGCAGTTAATCGTGCAGTCACTTCTGCTTACGAACATACAGCGCCGGGGTGATTGCGAGCGACGCGGCGGCGAGGCCACAATCCTGAGCAGTGCTGGTCTGGATTGTTTCGGCTTCGAACGTAGTGCCGTGTCTACCCGGATGCGTCCAGATCATTGAGCGTGAAGACATGCAGTTTAGCGGTGCACCAGATATCGGAACATGAACAGTCCCAGGCTGCGGCGGCCTTCCATTACGGCGACGATCATCTGTCGCAACGAAGCTGATCGAATCGAGGCCTGTCTTGACTCCATTGCCGGATGGGTGGACGAGATCGTCGTGCTCGACAGCGGCAGCACCGATGGCACCCTGGACATCGTCCGCCGCTACACCGACAAGGTCTGGGAAACCGACTGGCCGGGCTTCGGCCCACAGCGCAATCGTGCTCTGGAAAGGGCCACGGGCGACTGGATTCTGTATATCGACGCGGACGAGCGCGTCACCCCGGAACTGCGCGCCGAGGTCGACCGTGTGATGTGCGCGCCGGATTTCGACCGCACCTTGTTGAAGATGCCGTGGCGAACGCTGTTGTTCGGTAAGCCTCTGCGCTTCGGCCGCTTCACCTCGCCACAGTCGCGGCTGTTTCTGCGCCGCGGCGCACGTTTCCGAGACGACCTGGTACACGAGGCGGTCATGCTGCCGGAATGCCGCGCCGGACTGCTGCGTGGCGAACTCGAGCACGACAGCTGGCGTTCCTATGAGCATATCCAGGAGAAGCATCTGCACTACGCCTGCCTGTTGGCGCGGCAGAAATATGCGCGCGGAAAACGTGGCAGCCTGATTTATGCGGGCGCCCGGTTCTTCACCGATTTCGCGCAGCAGTATCTGCTGCGGCTTTCGATACTCGACGGACGGCGCGGCCTGCTGATCTCACTGGTGCTCGCGCAGTACGCACTGCACAAGTACGTGGCCTTGTGGGTGTTGGGCCACAGCGATACCGACGAGGTCTGATCAAGGCCGAGACTGGCTTGAACAAGGTGCATCAGCAGGAGTGACAGCGCGCCCGTCAACATGCGCGCCGCACGTTCAAGCCCGCGGGCTGCGGTTCTCGCGGAAACGACGCCGGTTTCGCCGGGCGTTTCCGGCTCAGTCCAGCGATCCGGACAGGGGACGCGTGGCGCGGCCTCCCGGAACTTCGGATTGTTCGACCGCTATCCGGGATGTCGGCGAAGCCGTCGCCAGATTGTGAATCTCCAGCTCATGCCGCAAGCGTGCGATGTCCGCTTCGTTGTAGCTCGCGCGGATCTGCGCGTCGTTTCCGGTTTCGCCGTCCGCCGCGACGAGGTTGGAGCGGTGCAGGGCACTTGCCCGCGTCCACGGCACGACCAGGAAGTGTTGCTTGTGTTCGCTGATCTGGCGCACGCCGAAGCCGCCGCGCAAAGCCTGTAGGTGCAGCCAGACATCGTCCGCCCGCGCGCAGCAGTCGGCGAAGCCGGTCCCGGCGCGCGCCAGCTGGTTCAGGAATTCCACGGGATAGATCACGCCGGAGACGCCAGTGGCGAAGTGATACAGACGCGGTTCGGTGTCGCGGGCGAATGGCCAGCGGTTGTAGAGCGTGAAACCCTGATCGTCGAAGTCCACGCGTCGCGCGCGGTAACAGTGGATCAGCCGGGGTTGGCGCAGGTGATTGTCGTGAAGCGCGTCCAGCCAGCCGCGCGGATAGAGGATGTCGTCATCAGCTGTGACCAGCGGCCGTTTCGACAGCTCGCGGTCCTGCACCACGGGGTAGTACTTGGTATGCGGGCCATAGTTTCGGCTGAGCCGGATTTCCAGACCGCGTCGCTGCAACCGTCGCAGTGCGGCCGGTGGATTGCGGAACCGGGCGCTGTCGTCGAGCCACAGGACGAATCGTTGCGGGCGCCGGTGATTGCGGGCGATCGACTCGATCGCCAGATGCACCAGCGCGGTTCTCGGACCGTGGGTGGTGAGCGAGACCGTCAGCGGAAGATCGCCGATGACCGGACGGCTGCTCCGCAGGTTCTGCCACTGCATGGCCAGGCCCGTGGTGAAGCGCGCGCAATAGTCGGTGAATGACGCCATATCGGGTGGCTTGTTGGATCGATTGTATGGATTTTGCGCGATCGCCCGTTTGGCGCCGGGCCGCCTCGCCAGCGGCATCGCAACAGCTTGGCTGGGGTCGAGTCTAATGAAATTGCCACCTGCGGGTGCAAACGGTAGCGATTGTTCGACGAAATGGTGCTGCGGTTAATTTCGGGGACGGTCTTCGTGCTTACTATTCGCGAATACACAAAAAAATGGCGAAATTGTGGATCGATCGCTAAGCATGTCCATGGGCGCGCAAGCTGGAATTATCGAAAACACTCGTAGTGAGCTGAAACCAGTCGAGGACCTGGTCCTCGAAGACATCGACATCTCCGTATTGATCGCCACACGATCGCGCGCAGCATCCTTGCGCAATACGCTGGAATCGATGTGCGCCGCCCGGCAGGACGGTATCGCCTGGGAGCTGGTCATCGTCGATAACGGCAGTGAGGACGCTACGCTCGATCTGCTGCGCGAATACGAGACGCGCTTGCCGCTGCGCTGGTCGCAGGTACTGGCACCGGGGCAGAACCGTGCGCGCAACACCATGATCCCCAGTCTGCGGGGGCGCATCACGGTGCTGTCGGACGACGATGTTGTCGTTCAGCCCGACTGGTTGCAGGAGTGGTATCAGGGCACGCAGCGCTGGCCGGACGATTCGATCTTCGCCGGGCACATTGCCGCCGGGTTCCCGTCGTCGACCGAAGCCTGGATCACGCATCCGGATTTTCCGTTCCGTGGACAGTGTTTCGCCGCGTTCGCGCCACGTACTGGCGAGGGTGAATACGCCGGCACGCCGTTCGGCCCGAACTTCGCCGTGCGTACCTCCGTGCTCAAGCGTGATCGTTTCCGCGAGGATCTCGGGCCGTCCGCCAGCTCCTACGCCATGGGCGGCGAAACCGAGCTGGTGTCGCGTCTCAAGATGCGCGGCCTGCGCGTGATCTATCTGCCGCGGGCCCGCTTGCAGCATGTGCTGCTGCCCGAGAATCTGACGATGGAAAAGCTGTTGCGGCGCGGCTACAACGCTGGCCGCGGCGACGAGTACCGCCGCGCGATGCGCAAACGTCTGACGCCAGCGCAAATGCGCGTTCGCC includes:
- a CDS encoding beta-lactamase family protein; the encoded protein is MRKWLRHNRVHVSPRLTGVTRYDPGLECDPADVDMSHDDVEMIWSAAENLYRTGLHPGISLVIRRRGQVVLRRAIGHAHGNAPGRQGSVRKSLIEADTPVCLFSASKAVTAMLVHKMVEEKRLMLSDPVVDYLPEFGQRGKQHVTILDLLSHRAGIPRIPSKHTDPELLFDWDKAVQVLCEARPIRGIGQQQAYHAITAGFILGELIQRVTGQDLREVLSQRFTQPLGLNHMSYGLPLQQHALAAENAFTGPALVPPLGYIAKRILGARFEDVAAISNDPRFLSATIPAGNLYASADDACLFFQMLLNGGELDGTRVLEPETIARAVAPIGHIRPDSSLLLPVRFSAGMVSGERLLGLYGLNCAEAYGHLGFINIICWADPARDISVALLNTGKSMAVDGVTRLAQLVGAISKHCPRH
- a CDS encoding glycosyltransferase family 2 protein; its protein translation is MNSPRLRRPSITATIICRNEADRIEACLDSIAGWVDEIVVLDSGSTDGTLDIVRRYTDKVWETDWPGFGPQRNRALERATGDWILYIDADERVTPELRAEVDRVMCAPDFDRTLLKMPWRTLLFGKPLRFGRFTSPQSRLFLRRGARFRDDLVHEAVMLPECRAGLLRGELEHDSWRSYEHIQEKHLHYACLLARQKYARGKRGSLIYAGARFFTDFAQQYLLRLSILDGRRGLLISLVLAQYALHKYVALWVLGHSDTDEV
- a CDS encoding glycosyltransferase codes for the protein MSMGAQAGIIENTRSELKPVEDLVLEDIDISVLIATRSRAASLRNTLESMCAARQDGIAWELVIVDNGSEDATLDLLREYETRLPLRWSQVLAPGQNRARNTMIPSLRGRITVLSDDDVVVQPDWLQEWYQGTQRWPDDSIFAGHIAAGFPSSTEAWITHPDFPFRGQCFAAFAPRTGEGEYAGTPFGPNFAVRTSVLKRDRFREDLGPSASSYAMGGETELVSRLKMRGLRVIYLPRARLQHVLLPENLTMEKLLRRGYNAGRGDEYRRAMRKRLTPAQMRVRLRWNLPLKIGFYALRSRLMQWRSPAVRFGYDYKLHSALGRREQLTMMLAARD